Below is a window of Nitrospiria bacterium DNA.
GGACGGCCATTCGCCTGAATCCGAAGGATGACCAGGCTCACACCAATCTCGGGGTTGCCCTTAACGGCAAGGGGGATCTTGATGGCGCCATTGCGGAACACCGCGCCGCAATCGGCATCGATCCGGGCAATTCGATCGCGCACTTCAATTTGGGCATTGCACTGCTTAACAAGGGGAAACTTGATGAATCGATAACCGAGGACCGCACCGCCATACGGCTGAACCCGAATTTTGAAATGGCTCATTTTGATTTGGGAGTCGCACTCTTTCGGAAAGGGGACCTCAACGGGGCTATTTCCGAGTATCTCTATGCCCTTCGCCTGGATCCGAACGACCTAAAAGCGCACACCAATCTTGGGGCTGCGTTCCATTTCAAGGGGGATTTGGAGGGGGCGATCGCGGAATACAGAACAGCCATTCGCTTGAACCCGAATGAAATTAATCCCCACATGGATCTGGGGGCCGTGTTTTACAGCAAAGGAGATTTTGAGGAAGCCATTAAGGAGTACCGCGTCGCGCTTGGCCTGAATCCGAACAATGCGCAGGCCCACTATGTTCTCGCGATGGCGCTCATGGGTCAGAAAAACGCGTCCGAAGCAGAAAAAGAGATCAGAGAGTTTGAAAGGCTGGCTCCGGATTCGCCGACCAAGCGCCAAATGATCGATCAAGCCAAGCGATGGCTTGACACGATCGGTGCACCCGGAGGGCGAGGCGGGAACCTCTAATTAAGCGCTCAACGGTCATCGCCGGGTGGGTTGGGAAGATGAGGGTTCTCAGGCTTGCATTATTGATCGCATTGGCGGCGTGTGCGCTTCCGCGGGCCGGCCTGCTGATGCCGGACGGCTCGACGGTCTATATAATAAATTCGCGGGTGGAGTTCGTTGACCATGCACGGCGGCCGGTTCAAGTGGATCATCCTCCGAAGGATATCGTTTTGTACTTTCCGTACATTCCCGGCCAGTTTAACGGCTCATTCAACTCGCCACCGCTGCAGACCCTCCAGGTGATCGAGGGTTCCGAGTTTCAGCTTGATTTAGGCCGTATGTCAAGGAGGCTGGACGAGGCGGCGGAAACATTGAAAAATACCGTTGAAACAGAGGGGCTGACGATCGATCCACCCTCGACACGGTTCGCCCGTGTGGCAACCCTTGCCTATGACCGGAACACAGGGAATGCCATCGGGGGGAGCAGTTTCATTGATGCCGAGTCCAGAGAATACTTGATTCTGGTTTATGTAGACCGCCCCTGTTCCTTTTCGGGAAGTACCCATATTAGTTCTTACGGCAGTGTATACGACATTCGTTTGCCGCGCCCGGGGTTCCATTGGTTAAGGGCGCACGCCCTTGGGGAAAGGAGTTTTATCTTAAGAGAATATACCGGAGAGAATGAAGCCATATTCTCCATTGAAATACAAAAAAAGGAGACGTGATTCATCAAGATGAAGGGGCACAAAGGAAATGCGACCGGCTACAAAAACGGAAAAAAACGGGGACAGATTTATTTCCCCTCTCCCTCCGGCCTCGCTCGCCCCTGGGGAGGGAATAAGACAAAATCGTTCTCCTGAACATCCTTGACACCAAATGATATCGCATGATATCATTTGATTTCAAATGGAGGAGGGGGGCGATGAAAACCGTTGTCAAAGAGAGGGGAAAAACCGAGGAGGTTGCGCTTGGAGCCCGGATTCCGAAGGAGCTTAAAGAGAAGCTGAACCGGTTCTGCCTGGAACACGGGCTGAAAATGAGCCATTTCGTGAAAAGGGCTCTTCAGGATAAATTGGGGGAGGCGGAAGAGGAGATCCGGGACGTCGCGATGGCCCGCGGTCGATTGGCCGATGCCGAGTTCGTCTCACGGGAAGAATACGATCGCTATATCCGACGCCGGCTCGCCAAAAAATGAGTTACGTCCTCCGCTTTGAGAAGCGGGTGCTCAAGGATCTGGACCGCATCCCACAAAAAGATCTCGTGCGAATCGATAAAACCATTCAAGCGCTGGCGCTCCAGCCAAACCCCGTGGGCGCCAAAAAACTGGTCGGGGAAGAGAATCTCTGCCGGGTGCGTCAAGGCGATTACCGGATCGTCTCCGCGGTGGATCACAAGGCCGGAGTGGTCGGCATCCTGGGGGTCCGGCACCGCAGGGATGTTTACCGCTGATGCTTTTCAGTATAACGGGGTCGGCGTATATCCATTCCGGCTCCCTTAGTTCCGGGGACAGCATACCTAACGGTCGGCTTCTTTGTTTGGAAGGGATAGCGCTCGAAAGGAGTTATTATGGATCCAAGTTTTTGGCACCAACGGTGGCAGAAAAATGAAATTCCTTTCCACGCCCGTGAAGCCAACCCGCTCCTGGTCAAATATTTCAAAGAGCTTTCGGTGGCGAAAGGCCGTCGCGTATTTTTACCCTTGTGCGGCAAGACTCTTGATATTGCCTGGTTGCTTTCCCATGGCTATCGAGTGGCTGGGGCCGAATTGAGTAAAATAGCCGTTGAGCAATTATTTTCGGAGCTTGGGGTGGAACCCAAAATATCGGGGGTGGGTCAAGCCGATCACCACGGCGCTGAAAATATCGACATATATGTGGGGGATTTTTTCGATTTGTCACGCAGGATGCTCGGCCCGGTCGATGCAATCTATGACCGGGCCGCTTTAGTGGCACTGCCCGAAGCCATGCGCCCTCGATACACCGCGCACTTAACGGCGATTACGGATAATGCTCCGCAGCTACTCATTTCCTATGAGTACGACCAAAGCCTGATGGACGGCCCTCCTTTTTCCGTCAGCAACGAGGAAGTCAAAAAACACTACAGAGATCGTTATGATTTAACGCTCCTGGCAAGCACGGATGTCCCGGGTGGATTGAAGGGAAAATGCGCCGCCAAAGAGAACGTTTGGCTGCTACAAAAAGACTAATCGGTGCATCTTTTTAAGTGCCGGTGTCCGGGGACGGCGTGTATAATCAGTGATCCATAGATCAAATAGGTGAGCGGAGTGACGGAATGGACCCGGTGAAAAAAATGGCTTCTCAACAGGCTGTCGTCATCCCGGACGATTTTGAAATCACCCCGGAGATCGAACATGCCTTCGACCTGATGGAACATTCCCGCCGTCACGTCTACCTAACGGGGAAGGCCGGGACGGGGAAATCCACCCTCCTTCAATATTTCAAAGAGAAGACCGCGCGGAACGTCATCGTATTGGCCCCCACGGGCGTGGCCGCCATCAACGTGGGCGGCTCGACGATCCATTCGTTTTTTCGCTTTCCTCCCCGGCTCATCACCCCGAACGAACTGAGGCGGGTTCGGGGCCGGGAGAAGCTGTTGGCCGCCTTGGACACGATCGTAATCGATGAAGTCTCGATGGTGCGTGCGGATGTCTTGGACGCCGTCGATCACGCCCTGCGATTGAACCGCCACCGCCCGGACGAGGCCTTCGGGGGCGTCCAGGTGATCTGCATCGGGGATCTCTACCAGCTCCCGCCCATCGTCGAGCCGGAGTTGCAGGATTATCTGGCCGACACCTACGAGAGCCCGTACTTTTTCGACGCCCGTGTGTTTAAGGAAAATAAGTTCGAAGTGATCGAGCTGGGGAAGGTGTTCCGGCAGAGCGATTCCGGCTTTATCGGGCTCTTGAATAAAATCCGCAATAACGAGCTCGAAGAATCCGATCTGGTCGATCTCAATCGACGCTGCGATCCCTCTTTGGGGTTTGAGAAGGAGGGTCCGGCGATCACGCTCACCAGCACCAATCGGCGTGCGTCGGCCATCAATCGAAGCCGTCTGGAGGCCCTGGACTCGGAAGGCTACGCCTTCGACGCCGCGGTGAACGGGGATTTCGACGAGGCCTCCTACCCGACGGACGAACGCTTGGAGCTGAAGGCGGGGGCCCAGGTGATGATGGTCCGGAATGATCCCTCCAAACGCTGGGTCAACGGAAGTCTCGGCGTGGTTCAAAAGCTTTCACGCGATTCGATCACCGTCGCGTTGGGCGACTCCGCCTGCGCGGTCGAGCCGTCGGAGTGGGAGAAAATCGGCTATGAATATAACAAGGCCGAGGGCCGGATCGAGCCCAAGGTGACCGGTTCCTTCAAGCAGTACCCGATCAAGCTCGCCTGGGCGATCACCATCCATAAGAGCCAGGGCAAGACCTTCGATAACGTGATCATCGATCTGGGGCGCGGCGCGTTCGCGCACGGGCAGACCTACGTGGCCCTGAGCCGCTGCCGGTCGATCGAAGGGATACGTTTGATGAAGCCCATCCAGCCTTCGGATATCATCCTGGACGGGACGGTGTCCCGGTTTCATAACGGGCCATGACGCGGCGGGGCGCATCGCGAAGCGCCCCTGCGGGTCCGGTGCGACGTATTCCGCCCCCTCCGGCCTCACGCCCGGGGGAGGGCTCGAGAATGGAGCCATGGGCAGTGGAATCATACCAGCCCGGGTTTTTTTAACGGGTTTTGTTATGGCCGTAAAGAATATTTACGATTGACAATATTCGAATAGGCCGGGCATGAAAATCAAGGTCAAGCCATTCCGGGTTCGTGAGGGGGAGGGGGTGCAGCTCAGGAAGTGGCCGACGCGCGTAAAACCCTTTTACGCGTCGAAGGCGC
It encodes the following:
- a CDS encoding type II toxin-antitoxin system RelE/ParE family toxin — translated: MSYVLRFEKRVLKDLDRIPQKDLVRIDKTIQALALQPNPVGAKKLVGEENLCRVRQGDYRIVSAVDHKAGVVGILGVRHRRDVYR
- the tmpT gene encoding thiopurine S-methyltransferase, whose translation is MDPSFWHQRWQKNEIPFHAREANPLLVKYFKELSVAKGRRVFLPLCGKTLDIAWLLSHGYRVAGAELSKIAVEQLFSELGVEPKISGVGQADHHGAENIDIYVGDFFDLSRRMLGPVDAIYDRAALVALPEAMRPRYTAHLTAITDNAPQLLISYEYDQSLMDGPPFSVSNEEVKKHYRDRYDLTLLASTDVPGGLKGKCAAKENVWLLQKD
- a CDS encoding AAA family ATPase codes for the protein MDPVKKMASQQAVVIPDDFEITPEIEHAFDLMEHSRRHVYLTGKAGTGKSTLLQYFKEKTARNVIVLAPTGVAAINVGGSTIHSFFRFPPRLITPNELRRVRGREKLLAALDTIVIDEVSMVRADVLDAVDHALRLNRHRPDEAFGGVQVICIGDLYQLPPIVEPELQDYLADTYESPYFFDARVFKENKFEVIELGKVFRQSDSGFIGLLNKIRNNELEESDLVDLNRRCDPSLGFEKEGPAITLTSTNRRASAINRSRLEALDSEGYAFDAAVNGDFDEASYPTDERLELKAGAQVMMVRNDPSKRWVNGSLGVVQKLSRDSITVALGDSACAVEPSEWEKIGYEYNKAEGRIEPKVTGSFKQYPIKLAWAITIHKSQGKTFDNVIIDLGRGAFAHGQTYVALSRCRSIEGIRLMKPIQPSDIILDGTVSRFHNGP